Proteins co-encoded in one Microbacterium hydrocarbonoxydans genomic window:
- a CDS encoding glycoside hydrolase family 3 N-terminal domain-containing protein: protein MTYSDPNLSPAERARDLLSQMTVAEKVAQLTGILPHALGAPDDVSPERFAEHLGQGIGHLCGVGTAAGSPSGIAGLANGVQRYLRESTRLAIPAIVHNEALNGVVAEGFSAFPTAIGLAATWDPDRIELMADLIRRQMRAAGVHQALSPVLDVARDARWGRVHETYGEDVLLASAFGVSYVRGLQGDDLIDGVIATAKHFVGYAATESGQNMAATHLGPRELYDVHAAPFEAAIRLAGLQSVMNSYSEIDGQPVATSREVLTDLLRGRLGFDGTVVSDYRSLFYVVQRQRAGDAASVGAAALRAGLDVELPAPYAYGEELIAGIDSGAIPSADLDLAVHRTLSHKFALGLFESPYVDEDPIVLDALASSGRDLSRTITQESITLLKNDGVLPLADDGGSIAVLGPHADSVMSGFGNYSYPPFLETLRAILSGRSRMAGMEQALSDPDPAAQARVQAKMEAISQLDPERLARESYGALSLSQALAEALPRTEITTAPGTGVLDAESHDIPSALALARAADVVVLAIGGRSVAFAGRATEGEGSDSATIELPARQVELVREVAKLGTPIIAVVYMGKPYALAAIEPLVDAIVTGYIPGPEGGRALAAVIAGESEPSGRLPFTVPRHVGQVPLYHAQKPGSGQRRLAADQFTEYVDLENTPLYPFGHGLSYTSFERGDLSAEVDADGAGDGEGDSGSAGILHVEVTVRNIGERTGTDVVQVYVSAPAYTITRPERQLTAFARVDLAPGEAARVQVRIDVRQLGYTCEDGRFVVDPGEYGIRVGSSSENLPLTATVTLSGRRREIATPHAYLPATDITLLARVAEEAS, encoded by the coding sequence GTGACCTACTCCGATCCCAACCTCTCCCCGGCCGAGCGCGCACGCGATCTGCTCTCGCAGATGACGGTCGCCGAGAAGGTGGCTCAGCTGACCGGCATCCTTCCCCATGCCCTCGGCGCGCCCGATGACGTCAGCCCCGAGCGCTTCGCAGAGCACCTGGGGCAGGGCATCGGCCACCTCTGCGGCGTGGGTACAGCGGCCGGATCGCCGAGCGGCATCGCCGGCCTCGCGAACGGTGTGCAGCGATACCTGCGCGAGAGCACGCGGCTCGCGATTCCCGCGATCGTGCACAACGAGGCACTGAACGGTGTGGTCGCCGAGGGATTCTCCGCCTTTCCCACCGCGATCGGTCTCGCCGCGACCTGGGACCCCGATCGGATCGAGCTGATGGCCGATCTGATCCGTCGCCAGATGCGAGCAGCAGGCGTGCACCAGGCGCTCTCGCCGGTGCTGGACGTGGCTCGTGACGCCCGTTGGGGAAGAGTGCATGAGACCTATGGTGAAGACGTCCTCCTCGCGTCGGCATTCGGCGTCTCGTATGTGCGTGGACTCCAGGGCGATGACCTCATCGACGGAGTGATCGCGACGGCCAAGCACTTCGTCGGGTATGCGGCGACCGAGAGCGGCCAGAACATGGCCGCGACGCACCTCGGTCCGCGTGAGCTCTACGACGTGCATGCCGCACCGTTCGAGGCGGCCATCCGCCTGGCCGGGCTGCAGAGCGTGATGAACAGCTACTCCGAGATCGACGGTCAGCCGGTCGCCACCTCTCGCGAGGTGCTGACGGACCTTCTGCGCGGGCGACTCGGGTTCGACGGGACCGTGGTGTCCGACTACCGCAGTCTCTTCTACGTCGTGCAGCGCCAGCGCGCCGGCGACGCGGCATCCGTAGGGGCGGCGGCTCTGCGCGCCGGACTCGACGTGGAACTGCCGGCGCCGTACGCCTACGGCGAAGAACTGATCGCCGGCATCGACAGCGGGGCCATTCCGAGCGCCGACCTCGACCTGGCGGTGCACCGCACGCTGTCGCACAAGTTCGCGCTCGGTCTCTTCGAGAGTCCCTACGTGGATGAGGACCCCATCGTGCTCGACGCCCTGGCGTCGTCGGGTCGCGACCTGTCGCGCACGATCACCCAGGAGTCCATCACCCTGCTGAAGAACGACGGGGTGCTGCCGCTCGCCGACGACGGAGGATCGATCGCCGTCCTGGGCCCGCATGCCGATTCCGTCATGTCGGGTTTCGGCAACTACTCCTATCCGCCGTTCCTCGAGACCCTCCGGGCGATCCTGTCCGGACGGTCCCGGATGGCGGGGATGGAGCAGGCGCTGTCGGATCCCGATCCCGCGGCGCAGGCGCGAGTGCAGGCGAAGATGGAGGCGATCTCGCAGCTCGACCCGGAGCGACTCGCCCGCGAGTCGTACGGCGCGCTGAGCCTGTCGCAGGCCCTGGCCGAGGCGCTGCCCCGCACCGAGATCACGACTGCGCCGGGCACCGGCGTGCTCGACGCAGAATCGCACGACATCCCCAGCGCCCTTGCTCTGGCACGCGCCGCCGACGTCGTCGTGCTCGCGATCGGCGGACGCTCGGTCGCCTTCGCCGGTCGGGCGACCGAGGGAGAGGGGTCGGACTCTGCGACCATCGAGCTGCCTGCTCGCCAGGTCGAGCTCGTGCGCGAGGTGGCGAAGCTCGGCACGCCGATCATCGCGGTCGTGTACATGGGCAAGCCGTACGCGCTCGCCGCGATCGAGCCGCTGGTCGATGCGATCGTCACCGGGTACATCCCCGGGCCCGAGGGCGGGCGTGCACTGGCGGCGGTGATCGCGGGGGAGTCCGAGCCCTCGGGGCGCCTGCCGTTCACCGTCCCCCGTCACGTCGGACAGGTCCCGCTGTACCACGCGCAGAAGCCCGGAAGCGGGCAGCGTCGGCTGGCTGCTGATCAGTTCACCGAGTACGTCGACCTCGAGAACACCCCGCTCTACCCCTTCGGCCATGGCCTCTCGTACACATCTTTCGAGCGGGGCGACCTGAGTGCGGAGGTGGATGCCGACGGCGCCGGCGACGGCGAGGGGGACAGCGGCAGTGCTGGAATCCTGCACGTCGAGGTGACCGTCCGCAACATCGGCGAACGCACGGGGACCGACGTCGTGCAGGTCTACGTGTCGGCGCCGGCGTACACGATCACTCGGCCGGAACGCCAGCTGACGGCCTTCGCCCGCGTGGACCTGGCCCCGGGCGAGGCCGCGCGCGTGCAGGTACGAATCGACGTGCGACAGCTCGGATACACGTGCGAGGACGGTCGTTTCGTCGTCGACCCCGGCGAGTACGGCATCCGTGTGGGGTCGTCATCCGAGAATCTTCCATTGACGGCGACGGTCACGCTGAGCGGACGTCGGCGGGAGATCGCGACTCCGCACGCCTACCTTCCGGCCACGGACATCACCCTTCTCGCTCGTGTCGCGGAGGAGGCATCGTGA
- a CDS encoding glycoside hydrolase family 43 protein, whose amino-acid sequence MTQNPIIPGYHPDPSICRVGDDYYLANSSFEYSPGVPLFHSRDLVSWTQIGNILDRPEHLDVRAGLAGASGGIYAPTLRHHDGRFWMITTNIHEVGRGHILTHADDPSGPWSDPVYVAGLIGIDPDIAWDDDGTCFVTWSDVMRGGISQAVIDPLTGDVLSEPRSLWAGTGGAHAEGPHLIRRGDWWYLLVAEGGTGPGHMVTIARSRDISGPFDGAPSNPILTHRSTDAAVQSTGHSDLVELADGSWALVFLATRPRGTFPRWHTNGRETFLAGVDWVDDWPVIDEGRYDVPAASSGFVDEFVDAALHPRWISPGVAPTSFARSDSDGLHLARGRAPSDTSAERLLAVRAEDERWSTRLHATGDVALSVRIDDAHQLLVERIGAQVRARIVIGPLSDVVATAVASTDAVLEIRSTEFAAERGARRGPDLLRAGFVSSDGFVELAVLDGRYLSTEVAGGFTGRVIGVEALSDGVVVSRFDYEGGDVGE is encoded by the coding sequence GTGACCCAGAATCCGATCATCCCCGGCTACCACCCGGATCCCTCGATCTGCCGCGTCGGCGACGACTACTACCTCGCGAACTCGAGCTTCGAGTACTCGCCGGGCGTCCCGCTGTTCCACTCCCGTGACCTGGTCTCGTGGACGCAGATCGGCAACATCCTCGACCGACCCGAGCACCTCGACGTGCGCGCCGGACTCGCGGGCGCCAGCGGCGGGATCTACGCCCCGACGCTGAGGCATCACGACGGGCGGTTCTGGATGATCACGACGAACATCCACGAGGTCGGCCGCGGTCACATCCTGACTCATGCCGACGACCCCTCAGGCCCGTGGAGCGATCCCGTCTACGTCGCCGGTCTCATCGGCATCGACCCCGACATCGCCTGGGATGACGACGGCACCTGCTTCGTGACCTGGAGCGACGTCATGCGGGGCGGTATCTCGCAGGCGGTCATCGATCCCCTCACCGGTGACGTGCTCTCCGAGCCTCGATCGCTGTGGGCGGGCACCGGAGGCGCGCACGCCGAAGGGCCGCATCTCATCCGCCGAGGCGACTGGTGGTACCTGCTCGTCGCCGAGGGAGGCACGGGGCCGGGCCACATGGTGACGATCGCTCGCTCCCGCGACATCTCGGGCCCGTTCGACGGTGCACCGAGCAACCCGATCCTCACCCATCGCAGCACCGACGCGGCCGTGCAGTCGACGGGGCACTCCGATCTGGTCGAGCTCGCCGACGGATCATGGGCGCTCGTGTTCCTGGCGACCCGACCCCGCGGTACCTTCCCGCGCTGGCACACCAACGGACGCGAGACGTTCCTCGCGGGCGTCGACTGGGTCGACGACTGGCCGGTGATCGACGAGGGGCGCTATGACGTGCCCGCGGCATCGAGCGGGTTCGTCGACGAGTTCGTCGATGCTGCGCTGCACCCGCGTTGGATATCTCCCGGCGTCGCTCCGACGTCGTTCGCGCGCTCCGACTCCGATGGTCTGCACCTGGCGAGGGGCCGGGCTCCGAGCGATACGAGCGCCGAGCGGCTGCTCGCGGTACGGGCCGAAGACGAGCGGTGGTCGACCCGGCTGCACGCGACCGGTGACGTCGCGCTCTCGGTGCGCATCGACGACGCGCATCAGCTCCTGGTCGAGCGCATCGGTGCGCAGGTGCGGGCGCGGATCGTGATCGGCCCGCTCAGCGACGTCGTGGCCACGGCGGTGGCATCGACGGATGCGGTGCTCGAGATCCGGTCGACCGAGTTCGCGGCCGAGCGCGGCGCGAGGCGCGGGCCCGACCTGCTGCGCGCGGGCTTCGTGTCATCCGACGGCTTCGTCGAACTCGCCGTGCTCGACGGACGCTATCTCTCCACCGAGGTCGCCGGTGGCTTCACGGGGCGGGTCATCGGGGTCGAGGCGCTGAGCGACGGCGTCGTGGTCAGCAGATTCGACTACGAGGGCGGTGACGTCGGGGAGTGA
- a CDS encoding TetR/AcrR family transcriptional regulator → MAQYAKTAAVRRGILDVCLTIFSESGFHGASMAEIARRAGISHTGLLHHFPRKEDLLMAVLELQDQQSADYLARDEATGDGADPLGALRGMATTLIERDQQIGLVELSAVLTGEATTPGHPAHDYFEKRYRNIRSFMTRLFTRLGDEGRLSTELPPAHLAAITIAAVDGLHTQWLFDSSAIDVDTCVTALMASFVPELAVRPQS, encoded by the coding sequence ATGGCGCAATATGCCAAGACCGCGGCTGTCCGGCGCGGGATTCTCGACGTGTGCCTGACGATCTTCAGCGAGTCCGGGTTCCACGGCGCCTCGATGGCCGAGATCGCGCGGCGGGCCGGGATCAGTCACACCGGACTGCTGCACCACTTCCCCCGCAAGGAGGACCTGCTGATGGCGGTGCTCGAGCTGCAGGACCAGCAGAGCGCCGACTACCTGGCTCGCGATGAGGCGACCGGTGACGGCGCCGACCCTCTCGGCGCCCTGCGGGGCATGGCGACGACACTGATCGAGCGGGATCAGCAGATCGGTCTGGTCGAGCTGAGCGCCGTGCTCACAGGCGAGGCCACGACACCGGGCCATCCCGCCCACGACTACTTCGAGAAGCGGTACCGCAACATCCGCTCGTTCATGACCCGACTGTTCACTCGACTCGGAGACGAGGGACGCCTGTCGACCGAGCTGCCTCCCGCGCATCTCGCGGCCATCACGATCGCCGCCGTCGACGGGCTGCACACCCAGTGGCTCTTCGACAGCTCGGCGATCGACGTCGACACGTGCGTCACCGCGTTGATGGCGTCGTTCGTCCCCGAGCTGGCGGTGCGCCCGCAGAGCTGA
- a CDS encoding family 1 glycosylhydrolase has protein sequence MTNFPTGFLWGAATAGHQIEGNNVNSDWWERELTMPGMEPSGDAVDSYHRYREDIDLLADAGLDTYRFSLEWSRIEPIEGQFSRAELAHYRRVIDYCLSRGVTPFVTLQHFTTPRWFANDGGWTSPKAKDRFLSFVTQATTILDGVEWVATMNEPNMQAAIMTAMRRMAAQGGQWTSPTVEADAVESAAPAEKKEEKKQHGAFLQDADPEIGRAFVDIHHAAREIVRARTNAKVGWTIAAGALTAAPGGEEKLRQIRYGKEDVYWEGSRGDDFVGVQAYSSQQVDANGLVPHPPHPDNTLVGTAFRPDSLAMAVRHAWEVSEGVTVIVTENGIATADDTQRIRYTDAALRGLAETIDEGIDVRGYLHWTLLDNFEWGHWAPTFGLIAVDRETFVRTPKPSLGWLGEVAKRNGLA, from the coding sequence ATGACGAACTTCCCCACCGGCTTCCTCTGGGGCGCCGCCACCGCCGGACACCAGATCGAAGGCAACAACGTCAACAGCGACTGGTGGGAGCGCGAACTGACGATGCCCGGCATGGAGCCCTCCGGTGATGCCGTCGACAGCTACCACCGCTACCGCGAGGACATCGACCTGCTCGCCGACGCCGGGCTCGACACCTACCGGTTCAGCCTCGAGTGGTCGCGCATCGAGCCGATCGAGGGGCAGTTCTCCCGCGCAGAGCTCGCGCACTACCGTCGCGTGATCGACTACTGCCTCTCGCGCGGAGTCACCCCGTTCGTCACGCTGCAGCACTTCACGACTCCGCGCTGGTTCGCCAACGACGGCGGCTGGACGTCGCCGAAGGCCAAGGACCGCTTCCTCAGCTTCGTCACGCAGGCCACGACGATCCTCGACGGCGTCGAGTGGGTCGCGACCATGAACGAGCCGAATATGCAGGCGGCCATCATGACGGCGATGCGCCGCATGGCCGCTCAGGGCGGACAGTGGACGAGCCCGACGGTCGAGGCGGATGCGGTCGAGAGCGCGGCACCCGCCGAGAAGAAGGAAGAGAAGAAGCAGCACGGCGCGTTCCTGCAGGACGCCGATCCCGAGATCGGACGCGCGTTCGTCGACATCCACCACGCGGCCCGCGAGATCGTGCGCGCCCGCACGAACGCCAAGGTCGGCTGGACCATCGCCGCAGGCGCCCTCACCGCGGCACCCGGCGGCGAGGAGAAGCTCAGGCAGATCCGCTACGGCAAGGAAGACGTCTACTGGGAGGGATCCCGTGGAGACGACTTCGTCGGCGTGCAGGCCTACTCGTCGCAGCAGGTCGACGCGAACGGTCTCGTGCCGCACCCGCCGCACCCCGACAACACGCTCGTCGGCACCGCGTTCCGCCCCGACTCCCTCGCCATGGCCGTGCGCCACGCGTGGGAGGTCTCCGAGGGCGTCACGGTCATCGTGACCGAGAACGGCATCGCCACCGCCGATGACACCCAGCGCATCCGCTACACGGATGCCGCGCTGCGCGGACTCGCCGAGACCATCGACGAGGGCATCGACGTGCGGGGCTACCTGCACTGGACCCTCCTCGACAACTTCGAGTGGGGCCACTGGGCTCCCACCTTCGGCCTGATCGCCGTCGACCGTGAGACCTTCGTCCGCACGCCGAAGCCGAGCCTCGGCTGGCTGGGCGAGGTCGCGAAGCGCAACGGTCTGGCCTGA
- a CDS encoding MFS transporter — MTVDVDDPQGGGPADAAGRVPEGNLALPQPPATGSPPSATARERSGAAAAGGDVSTWSIVLLVAATFGAGMAMIVPMAYSLAVRLDQLAPGRTEALGIVLAVGSAATLVLAPLTGILSDRLRSRWGRRRPFTVIGLVIGAVSVPVMALAPSLAVLTIGWTLSTVGWGTAAASLGNWQADRLPPHQRGRVSGLAGVTMQVAPVVGIILVGLFRDQVLVVFALPAAIGVVLVVAFLAVVRDPDSRGMVLERRLTVGGLLRSYGFDPRAAPDFAWNWLGRFIFFSGLTLTTSFTVFFVAQRLELRVPDVAGVLAIVSASSIVTATVGSLGGGWLSDRVGRRKPFILAGAALFASGCAVSAFAHDLPSLLVGTLLNSLGIATFSAVAQALLLDVLPDREREAGRYMAIALFAQKIPGVFAPVLGGAVLAIGAGAGAGAGSENFTALYLLAATLAFAGGLVITLSVRSVR, encoded by the coding sequence ATGACCGTCGACGTCGACGATCCCCAGGGCGGAGGCCCGGCGGATGCTGCGGGGCGCGTTCCCGAGGGCAACCTCGCGCTCCCGCAGCCTCCCGCCACGGGGTCGCCGCCCTCCGCGACGGCTCGGGAGCGATCCGGAGCCGCCGCGGCGGGGGGCGACGTCTCGACATGGTCGATCGTTCTGCTCGTCGCCGCGACGTTCGGGGCGGGCATGGCGATGATCGTGCCGATGGCCTACTCCCTGGCCGTGCGGCTCGACCAGCTCGCCCCCGGGCGCACCGAGGCGCTCGGCATCGTGCTCGCCGTCGGTTCGGCCGCCACGCTGGTGCTCGCCCCCCTCACCGGCATCCTCAGCGATCGCCTGCGCAGCCGCTGGGGGAGGCGGCGTCCGTTCACCGTGATCGGTCTGGTGATCGGTGCGGTCTCGGTGCCGGTGATGGCGCTCGCCCCGAGTCTCGCCGTGCTCACGATCGGGTGGACGCTGTCGACGGTCGGGTGGGGCACGGCGGCCGCATCGCTCGGCAACTGGCAGGCCGATCGCCTGCCCCCGCACCAGCGCGGGCGGGTGTCGGGCCTCGCAGGCGTCACGATGCAGGTCGCGCCGGTCGTCGGCATCATCCTCGTCGGACTCTTCCGCGATCAGGTCCTCGTCGTGTTCGCGCTTCCCGCGGCGATCGGCGTGGTGCTGGTGGTCGCGTTCCTCGCTGTCGTGCGCGATCCCGACAGTCGCGGGATGGTGCTCGAGCGTCGGCTGACGGTCGGCGGGCTGCTGCGCAGCTACGGGTTCGATCCGCGCGCGGCCCCGGACTTCGCCTGGAACTGGCTCGGCCGCTTCATCTTCTTCTCGGGGCTCACGCTCACCACCAGCTTCACGGTCTTCTTCGTGGCCCAGAGGCTCGAGCTGCGGGTGCCCGACGTCGCCGGAGTGCTCGCGATCGTCTCGGCGTCGAGCATCGTCACGGCCACCGTCGGCTCACTCGGGGGCGGATGGCTGAGTGACCGGGTGGGCCGGCGCAAGCCGTTCATCCTCGCGGGCGCCGCCTTGTTCGCCTCCGGATGCGCCGTCTCGGCGTTCGCACACGACCTGCCATCGCTGCTGGTCGGCACGCTGCTGAACTCCCTGGGCATCGCCACGTTCTCGGCCGTCGCGCAAGCGCTGCTGCTCGACGTGCTGCCGGATCGCGAGAGGGAGGCGGGTCGCTACATGGCCATCGCCCTGTTCGCGCAGAAGATCCCCGGCGTCTTCGCGCCCGTGCTCGGCGGGGCGGTGCTGGCGATCGGTGCCGGTGCCGGTGCCGGTGCCGGTTCCGAGAACTTCACCGCGCTGTATCTGCTCGCCGCGACGCTCGCCTTCGCCGGCGGCCTCGTGATCACCCTCTCGGTGCGCAGCGTCCGCTGA
- a CDS encoding SDR family oxidoreductase: MMSFPFPDVSSNPLASLIDLTGRIALVTGGAQGLGRAIADRLAEAGAAIVIADLDETHSHATAGEIAERFSVRAVGVRMDVTDAASVTEATDAAAAEVGAPDIWVNNAGIFPSESLLEMSDETWERVFAVNTRGVRNGAREAARRMPQGGVIVNIVSTAGFRGTAPGLSAYVSSKHAVRGLTKQLALELAPRGIRVLGVAPSYVPTEGNMAMAAAAMEQMAAAGIDPSTMPAAMSQSLIGRQGTPDDIARVALFCASDLSMVMTGSTLLADAGETI; this comes from the coding sequence ATGATGTCCTTCCCCTTCCCCGACGTCTCGTCGAACCCGCTCGCCTCGCTGATCGACCTGACAGGTCGCATCGCGCTCGTGACGGGGGGTGCCCAAGGGCTCGGCCGTGCCATCGCCGATCGGCTCGCCGAAGCCGGCGCCGCCATCGTGATCGCCGATCTCGACGAGACTCATTCGCACGCGACGGCCGGCGAGATCGCCGAGCGGTTCTCGGTGCGGGCGGTGGGCGTGCGCATGGACGTCACGGATGCAGCATCCGTGACCGAGGCCACCGACGCTGCGGCGGCCGAGGTCGGAGCCCCGGACATCTGGGTCAACAACGCCGGCATCTTCCCCAGCGAATCCCTGCTCGAGATGAGCGACGAGACCTGGGAGAGGGTGTTCGCGGTCAACACGCGAGGAGTGCGCAACGGCGCGCGGGAGGCGGCCCGCCGGATGCCGCAGGGGGGAGTCATCGTCAACATCGTCTCCACCGCCGGCTTCCGAGGGACCGCGCCCGGACTCTCGGCCTATGTCTCGTCGAAGCACGCGGTGCGGGGGCTGACGAAGCAGCTCGCTCTGGAGCTCGCCCCTCGCGGCATCCGCGTGCTCGGCGTCGCTCCCAGCTATGTGCCCACCGAGGGGAACATGGCGATGGCGGCCGCGGCGATGGAGCAGATGGCGGCGGCCGGAATCGACCCGTCCACCATGCCTGCCGCGATGTCGCAGAGCCTGATCGGACGCCAGGGGACGCCCGATGACATCGCGCGAGTGGCGCTGTTCTGCGCCAGCGACCTCTCGATGGTCATGACGGGCAGCACCCTGCTCGCCGACGCGGGGGAGACCATCTGA
- the uidA gene encoding beta-glucuronidase, with product MLKPIATATRDLVKLDGVWKFQIDSRLPEEPWLARLDTPLEAAVPASYNDLFTDPAIRDHVGWVYYQRPVQVPRGWAGERILLRFDAATHSAKVYVDDRLVGEHVGGYTPFDIDITDVVTPGAAFRLTVAVSPDLTNTTIPPGKIEVGLTGAKTQTYFHDFYNYAGLARSVSLYSLPPVHVDDVTVLTTFEGATGFVDYAVETVGGGEVRVSLADAAGSVVATASGPVGRLEIADVVLWKPGAAYLYELTVEAVEGESVLDTYSLAVGVRTVEVRGEEFLVNGEPFYFTGFGKHEDTFVRGKGHDDAYMVHDFQLMEWTGANSFRTSHYPYAEDVLDFADRHGILVIDETAAVGLNMGVVGGLSGTPPFPTFSEQYAGAETHAAHAQHLRELIGRDKNHPSVVLWCIANEPASNEDGAREYFEPLVNLVRELDPTRPITYSMVMFATFKNDQIIDLFDVVSLNRYYGWYINAGDLATAEMYLQGDIQGWIDRTGKPIMMLEYGADTMPGLHSVWDQVWTEEYQTDLLAMYHRVFDRFPQFVGEQIWNFADFATTNGLHRVGGNKKGIFTRERRPKSAAFALRQRWRGLDGRKPGTHA from the coding sequence ATGCTCAAGCCCATCGCCACCGCGACCCGTGACCTCGTCAAGCTCGACGGGGTCTGGAAGTTCCAGATCGACTCCCGCCTGCCCGAGGAGCCCTGGCTCGCCCGTCTCGACACGCCTCTCGAAGCCGCCGTTCCTGCGAGCTACAACGACCTCTTCACCGACCCGGCCATCCGTGACCACGTCGGCTGGGTGTACTACCAGCGGCCGGTGCAGGTGCCTCGCGGATGGGCGGGGGAGCGGATCCTCCTGAGATTCGACGCCGCCACGCACTCGGCGAAGGTCTACGTCGACGATCGGCTCGTCGGAGAGCACGTGGGGGGCTACACGCCCTTCGACATCGACATCACGGATGTCGTGACGCCGGGTGCCGCGTTCCGGCTGACGGTCGCCGTGAGCCCCGACCTCACCAACACCACGATCCCGCCGGGCAAGATCGAGGTCGGCTTGACCGGTGCCAAGACCCAGACGTACTTCCACGACTTCTACAACTACGCGGGCCTCGCGCGCTCGGTGTCGCTGTATTCGCTGCCGCCGGTGCACGTCGACGACGTCACGGTGCTGACGACGTTCGAGGGCGCGACGGGATTCGTCGACTACGCCGTCGAGACGGTCGGCGGCGGCGAGGTGCGCGTCAGCCTGGCGGATGCCGCGGGCAGCGTCGTGGCGACCGCATCCGGTCCGGTCGGGCGACTCGAGATCGCCGACGTCGTGCTGTGGAAGCCGGGTGCCGCCTACCTCTATGAGCTGACGGTCGAGGCGGTCGAGGGCGAGAGCGTGCTCGACACCTACTCGCTCGCGGTCGGCGTGCGCACGGTCGAGGTGCGCGGCGAGGAGTTCCTGGTCAACGGCGAACCGTTCTACTTCACCGGCTTCGGCAAACACGAAGACACGTTCGTGCGCGGCAAGGGCCACGACGACGCCTACATGGTGCACGACTTCCAGCTGATGGAGTGGACGGGAGCCAATTCGTTCCGCACCTCGCACTACCCGTACGCCGAGGACGTGCTCGACTTCGCCGACCGCCACGGCATCCTGGTCATCGACGAGACCGCGGCCGTGGGACTCAACATGGGCGTCGTCGGCGGTCTGAGCGGCACGCCGCCGTTCCCCACCTTCTCTGAGCAGTACGCCGGGGCCGAGACGCACGCCGCGCACGCCCAGCACCTTCGTGAGCTGATCGGGCGCGACAAGAACCACCCGTCGGTGGTGCTGTGGTGCATCGCCAACGAGCCCGCCTCGAACGAAGACGGCGCGCGCGAGTACTTCGAGCCGCTGGTGAACCTGGTGCGCGAGCTCGACCCGACGCGTCCGATCACCTACTCGATGGTCATGTTCGCGACCTTCAAGAACGACCAGATCATCGATCTGTTCGACGTGGTGAGCCTCAACCGCTACTACGGCTGGTACATCAACGCCGGCGACCTCGCGACGGCCGAGATGTACCTGCAGGGCGACATCCAGGGCTGGATCGATCGCACGGGCAAGCCCATCATGATGCTCGAGTACGGCGCCGACACGATGCCGGGACTGCACTCGGTGTGGGACCAGGTGTGGACCGAGGAGTACCAGACCGACCTGCTCGCGATGTATCACCGCGTCTTCGATCGCTTCCCGCAGTTCGTCGGCGAGCAGATCTGGAACTTCGCGGACTTCGCCACGACCAACGGTCTGCACCGGGTGGGCGGCAACAAGAAGGGTATCTTCACCCGTGAGCGCCGACCGAAGTCTGCGGCCTTCGCTCTGCGCCAGCGCTGGCGCGGACTCGACGGACGCAAGCCCGGCACGCACGCCTGA